DNA from Mucilaginibacter mallensis:
TAGAGAAATTACCCGTAGTTGATGCCGATGGCAAGCTGATAGGACTGATCACTTTCAAGGATATACAAAAATTTAAAAACTTCCCGAATGCCTGTAAAGACGAGCATGGCCGTTTACGTGTTGGTGCAGCCGTAGGTGTTACTGCCGATACATTGGAAAGGGTAGATGCCTTGTACAAAGCCGGCGTGGATGTTATCGCAATTGATACCGCTCACGGTCACTCATTAGGTGTTATCAATAAATTAAAAGAAGTAAAAGCCGCTTACCCTGATCTGCAGGTTATAGCAGGTAACGTAGCAACAGGTGAAGCTGCATTAGCTTTAGCCAATGCTGGTGCCGATGGTGTTAAAGTTGGTATTGGCCCGGGTTCAATTTGTACCACCCGTATTATTGCAGGCGTAGGTGTACCACAATTATACGCAGTTTATGAGTGTGCCGAAGCCTTAAAAGGCACAGGCGTACCAGTTATTGCCGATGGTGGTATTAAACACACAGGCGATATCGCTAAGGCTATCGCAGCTGGTGCAGGTTCGATCATGGCAGGCTCGCTATTTGCAGGTGTTGAAGAATCACCAGGCGAAAGCATTATATATGAAGGCCGTCGTTTTAAATCATACCGTGGTATGGGCTCGATAGAGGCAATGGAATCAGGCTCAAAAGACCGCTATTTCCAGGATGTTGAGGATGATATCAAGAAACTGGTTCCCGAAGGTATTGTGGGCCGTGTGCCATACAAGGGTACTTTAGCCGAGGTTGTTTACCAATATGTAGGTGGTTTACGTGCCAGTATGGGTTACTGCGGTGCTAAAAATATCGAGACATTACAAAATGCAAAATTTGTAAGGATCACCGCTTCAGGTATCCGTGAATCACACCCACATGATATTACAATAACTAAGGAAGCGCCTAATTATACAAGGTAATAAAAGTAAATGTCATCCTGAACTTGTTTCAGGATCTCACTTGCCAGGTAACCCACATGCATATCACTTAGCATGTGGGGTGCCGAAACAAGTTCGGCATGACTTAAATCTTTTCACACCTCCTTCGTCATCTTCATATGCATTGCTTTCGGCCAAATTTTATTAAAGAATAGCGTAAGCAGCAAAGCCACCACACATCCGGCCACCACACATACTACACGTTCTAAAGCTATATACCAGTGTTTGATAGTCTCTATTTGCAGGCATATAATAATGAATGCTGCAAGCGCGCTCCTTAAAGTACTAGTTATTTTAAAGCCAATAGCTAAAAAAACTATTATAACAACGCCGATACACATAATCAATAATTCAGGCAATTGAATGGGGTATAGGCTTGCACCTACAATACAACCCAAAACGTTTGCTTTTATGCGGTCATAAGCCTGATCGGTGCTTCGATCTAATGACGTTGCTATTACAACCGAAACCAGCGACCAATAAAAGGGATATTCAGGAATAGACTTGTAGAGGATGTAACAGATAATAACACCTAAAATTACTTTTATCAGGTATAAAATGTGTGATAAATAAACCGACTTATCTAACTCAAAAAAGCTTTTGTTCATCAAGCTAAATATAATTACTTATTTCTACAAGATTTTGGTCGGGATCTCTTAAATATACCGATATAATTTTGCCGGTAGCGCCGGTTCGTTCCACTGGCCCGGTTTCAATGGCAATACCTTTGGTTTTGAGTGTTTCTACAACCTCAGCAATCGGCGTATCAGCAATAAAACAAAGATCGCCAGAGCCAGGAGTAGGGTTGATGGCTTTAGGATCAATCTCATGCCCATACTGGTGCAGGTTGATCTTTTGTATGCCGAATTTCAATGCTTTCCTGCCTTGCTGAAATGTTTCTATCTCCATTCTTAAAATATCCCGGTAAAAGGCACAGGTAGCATCTATATCTTTTACCGTTAAAACTAAATGATCGAGTCGGTTAATTTTCATAGATATTGAACGCAAAGTTAGGGGAATGGTTTGGATCACAATGTCATTTCGAACGATAGAGAGAAATCTTCTGCTTATTGCTATAACCGGTAGAAAAGCTGCAGAGGTTTTCTCCTCGTACCTCGTTCGAAATGACATTTCTTTTTTGTGTTTTATTACTATCTTGCTACTTGATACCAGCTACTAAATACTAAAAAACATGTCTCCCGCAATACTCTTATCTTTTATCATCGGTTACTTTTTGGTATTGCTGGTTATATCATACCTAACCTCCCGTAAATCAACTGATAACGATACCTTTTTTGTGGCCAACCGTAATTCAAAATGGTATTTGGTTGCATTTGGCATGATCGGCACAGCTTTAAGTGGTGTTACATTTATCTCTGTCCCAGGTAAAGTTGGCGCGCCAACCGGCGATCAGTTTGAGTATTTCCAGTTCGTATTGGGTAATGCCGCAGGGTTTATCATCGTGGCAACTGTATTGCTGCCGCTTTACTACCGGCTTAAATTAACATCCATTTATAGCTATATCGAAACTGCTTTAGGTACATGGAGCTATAAAACTGCCGCCGGTATTTTCCTTATCAGCAGGATAATAGGATCGGGTTTCAGGCTTTACCTGGTGGTAATTGTATTGCAGAAATTTATATTCGATAGCTACCATGTGCCTTTTGCCGTAACGGTGCTGATATGTCTGCTGCTGATATGGTCGTACACGTTTAAAGGAGGCCTTAAAACTATTATTATTACCGATAGTTTGCAGACGCTGTTCCTGGTATCATCTGTCTTTTTGTCGATCATATTCATTTGCCGCAGCCTGCATTTAAACATATTTGAAGCTTTTGACGCAGTTAAGAATAGCAGCTACTCCAAAGTCTTTTTCTTTAATGATTTCCTGAGTAGCAAGTTCCATTTTGTGAAGGCATTTTTGGGTGGCATGTTTATTACCATAGCCATGGTGGGTCTCGATCAGGACCTGATGCAGAAAAACCTGAGCCTGTCTAACATCCGCGAAGCGAAAAAGAATATGTTTAGCTTTACGGCAGTTTTTGTGGTGATCAATATCTTTTTTTTAAGCGTAGGGGCATTGCTTTATATCTACGCGGCACATAACGGTATTAAGGTTGCAAAAACCGATTACCTGTATCCAACCATCGCCCTGCAATACTTAGGCATAATACCTGCAATGGTTTTTATGCTTGGTTTAACTGCTGCAACCTTTGCCACTACCGATTCCGCGTTAACCGCACTCACAACTTCTTTTTGTGTTGATTTTTTAGGTTTTAATAAGCGTGAAGCCATCAACAGTAAAAAGAATGTAAACACCAGGCATTTTGTGCATATTGGCTTTTCTGTGTTGATGCTGCTGACCATTATCGCTTTTAATGCCATTAATAATGATGCTGTTGTAACAGCTATCTTCAAAGTGGCATCTTATACCTATGGTCCGTTGCTTGGCCTGTACAGCTTTGGTTTGTTTATGAAAAACAGGCAGGTTAGGGATAAGCTGGTGCCTTTTATTTGTTTGATATCGCCAGCAATCTGTTATTTCCTGAGCACTTCATCAAAAGCGCTGCTGGGCGGTTATGTTTTCGATAACGAACTCATCATCGTGAACGGATTGATTACATTTGCCGGGCTGCTAATCACCTCTGCATCGAAAACAAAAACACCAATTAGTGCTTAATACTTTTTACTCTATCTATATAATTTATGACAAATGATGATAAAATAAGACGCGCGTTTGAAAATAAGAACTGGCAGGAAATTAAGGTAACCGACTCCTGGCAGATATTTAAAATTATGGCCGAGTTTGTTGATGGTTTTGATAAACTGGCTAAAATAGGCCCTTGTGTATCCATATTCGGGTCGGCACGAACAAAAAATGATAGTAAGTATTACCAGACATCAGAAGAATGCGCCCGTTTGCTATCAGAGCGCGGCTACGGCGTAATATCAGGCGGCGGGCCGGGCATTATGGAGGCCGCTAATAAAGGTGCATTTGAGGCAGGAGGGAAGTCGGTAGGGCTGAACATTGAATTGCCATTTGAACAGTTCCACAATAAGTACCTCGATAGGGACAAAATACTGGAGTTTGATTATTTTTTTGTGCGCAAAGTAATGTTCATGAAATATTCGCAGGGCTTTATTATATTGCCCGGCGGCTTTGGTACCATGGATGAATCGTTCGAGGCTATGACGCTGATACAAACAGGTAAGATAGCCCGTTTTCCTATTGTGTTTGTGGGAATTGACTACTGGAAGGGGTTGTTTGATTGGGTGGAGAAAAACATGCTTGAACACGAGCATAACATCAGCCCGGAAGATTTGAACTTGTACCGTTTGGTAGACACCGCCGAAGAGGCAACCGAGCATATTTTTCGCTTTTATGATAAATATGTGCTTAAACCTAACTTCTAAAAACAGGAAATCAAACTCGAATTGCATTGGTATAGTAATTGTATTATAATGAAATATTAACATACAACTAACTGTAAAAAACATGAGCGATAACAGCACTAAACCTGAAGAAAAGGGATTTTTTGAAAAGGTTAAAGAAACGATTGAGAGTCTTTGGGATGATACCAAAGATAACGCCGAAGAATTAAAAGATAAAGCAGTCGATACAATTGATCATCTTAAAGATAAAGTAACAGCTAAAAAAGCTACCACTAAACATAAAGCTACAACTGTTAAAGCAAGCGTTGCTCATAAAGCATCAGTAACAGCTGCCAAAGCAAAAACTGTTGCTTCTGATGTTAAAGCTAAGGCTGATACTAAAGCAAAAGAAGTAACTGCTAAAGCTAAAACCGAAACAGCTGCTGCTAAAAAATCAGCAACTGATACTAAAAAGAAAGTTGCTGCTAAAGCAAAAGTTGTTGCCGATAAAGCTAAAACTGAAGCTGCCGGTGCTAAAAAGACTATCGCTGCAAAATCAACAGCTGCTAAGAAAGCTGTTGCTGCTAAGTAATTATTTTTGATATATTAAAAAAGCCGAATGATAATCCATCATTCGGCTTTTTACTGATGCGTTATTGATAAGGTGGAGTGGGTGTCATGCTGAGCGCTAGTCGAAGTATGAGCGTAAAGGCCTTTGCCCACATGCTTCGACTAGCGCTCAGCATAACAGCCTTGCGCACATCAGTGGTTATAGACTTACAAAGTTTTAAAAACTAAGTCTTCTTCGATAGAACCAGCACATTGGCTACCTGGCGTGTGAGATGCTGAAACATGTTCAGCATGACAGTTATTAAACAGAAAGGGCAGTGAAATTTTCACCGCCCTTTCTGTTTATATTTTCGAGTCCTCTCCTTTGAAGAGGTCCTCTCTTACGCTCCGAACTTATAACCAACACCTTTTACGGTTGATATAATATCATCACCTAATTTTTCACGTACCTTACGGATATGTACATCAATAGTACGGTTAGTAACTACTACTGAGTCTTCCCAAATATTTTTCAGGATCACCTCGCGGGTATAAACTTTACCAGGTTTTGAAGCCAGCAGGTACAATAGCTCAAATTCTTTTTTGGCTAATACCACCTTAGCACCTTTTTGGAAAACAAGATAAGCCTCGCGGTCAATTACCAGGTCGCCAATTTCCAGTTTGTTATCGGTAACATCTTCGGCAGGGGCGTTGCGGCGTAATATGGCGTTAATACGGCTAACCAAAGCGCGGGGCTTTATAGGTTTTGCAATATAATCGTCTGCTCCAACGTTGAAACCTGCAATTTCAGAATATTCCTCACTGCGGGCAGTTAAAAACACCATAAAGGTATTCTTAAATTCGGGCATGGTGCGCATAATGCGGCAGGCCTCGATGCCATCCATTTTAGGCATCATAATGTCCAGTACTATCAGGTCAGGGAGAGATCTTTTGGCCTCAGTAACAGCTTCTTGTCCGTTATGCGCCAGGAAAACCTGGTAGCCTTCCTTCTTTAAATTATACTCTATCAGCTCTAAAATATCCGGTTCATCATCAACAATAAGTATTTTTTGTTTCGATATGTTGCTCATGATTAATTTTTGTATAAAAGTATACGCTGAAAAGAAGCAAATAGTTAAGCTAATATTAACAAATTGTTAAATGTTACTTTATCTTAACAGTTAATTAAGGCTTATTAAATGTTTTATTTAAAAAATCTTCAAGATCAGCCCCTCTTACATTTTTGGCAACTATAATGCCCTGAGGATCAATTATGAAGTTTGATGGTATCGCTTCTATATGATATAACCTTTCTGTAGGGCCTTCAAAATTCTTAAGGTCTGATGCATGGCTCCAAGTTAAATTATCTGCCGTGATTGCCTGTTGCCATTTATCTTTATCAGTATCTAACGATATACCAAGGATATTAAGACCTTTTGACTTGAACTTTGCATACTGCGCAACTACATTAGGGTTTTCCTGCCTGCACGGGCCGCACCATGATGCCCAGAAATCAAGCATAACATATTTCCCTTTGTAATCAGATAGTTTGATGGGCTTGTTATCTACACCTATAACAGTAAACTCAGGTGCAGGCTGTCCGATCGATACCGGTTTAATCAGCATCATTTGTTTGATGAACTGCTGTACACCCGGGTTGTCCTTAAAACTATCTTTTATCTGATCTGCATATGCAATTAATTGCTGCTCATATTTATCAGGGTCAAGTGATGTTGCCGCGTAAAAGCCAGCCAGCGAGTTTTTGTTATCATTCATGAATTTCAAAGTAACAACGCTGTAATCAGCTATGTTTTTTTGAAATACCGGCAAATATATTTTCATTAATGAATCTGATTGTTTGCCTAAAGCCTGTGATTTTGCCTGGTATTCATCAGCCAGTTTGGTGTTTTTGTCGGTATAAACATTACTTATCTTGTTAAACTCCTGGATCTTTTCAGATTCATCCGAGCCACTGATGGTGTAACTATGTTTATTGTCGTTCAAATCGGTACTGAAATCAATGGCATCACCGTTTTTAGCTATCAGGTCAAAAACACTGCCGCCTACGCGTAATTTATACAGATTAGCATAAGGTGCGGTATGTTTAAACTGGAATTTACCATCTTCGCTTAGTTTGGTTGAGTCAACCACGTTTGTGGTGGTGCTGTCGCTCTCTAACAGGAATACAGTTTTTAAGCTTGCGGGATTTTGAACAGTACCAGAAATGGTAAATGCGCTATTATCCTTGCACGAAAATATCAGCATTGAGATAGATACAATGCCGCATAATATGATACGGTTTTTCATTTATTTAGATTCTAGTTCTTTAATAAGTAGTTGATTTGTTTTCTGCGGATCGATCTTGCCTTTTGAGCTTTTCATAATTTCGCCCATAAACAAACCTAAAACGCCTTTTTTACCTTTCTGGTATTCTTTAACCTTATCCGGAAACTTGGCAATCGCGGCCTGGATAAACTGACTCACATCGTCACCATCATTACTGATCAATAGGTTCAGTTCAGCAGCCAACGTTTCCGCGGTTTTATCCGGGAATTTAAGCAGGGCAGGGAATAATTTATGCGATGCCACGGTATTATTGATCTGTCCTGAATCAACCAGTTTAATTAACCCGGCCAAGTTTGAAGGTTTAACGCCGATATTGCCAATGTGCAAACCACTTTCATTTAAATGCGATTTAACAGGCCCCATCAGCAAATGTACTGCCGATTTATAATTACTGGTATGCTTAATTAATTCTTCAAAAAATAAAGCAAGTTCTTTATCGGCCGTAATAACCGTCGCGTCATAATCTGATAGCCCTAATTCAGCAGTGTACTTTTTATAAAGTTGGTTAGGCAGGGCAGGCATAGCCTGTTGTATTTTGTCGATATACGACTTATCTAAAAATAATGGCGCCAGATCGGGTTCAGGAAAATAACGGTAATCGTTAGCCATTTCCTTTGAGCGTAAAACTGATGTTTCACCTGTATCAGCATTAAAGTTTAAAGTGTTTTGATCTATACGACCGCCGTTTTCAATAACGTTTACCTGTCTTGCAAATTCATGTTCAATGGCACGCTGTACATTGCGTATAGAGTTCAGGTTTTTTACTTCACAGCGATTGCCGTAAGCTGTTTCACCTTTAAGCCTTACTGAGATATTGGCATCGCAACGCATGCTGCCTTCCTCCATATTGCCATCGCAAATATCAAGGTAGCGTAACAGCTTACGTGTCTCTGTTAAAAACTGTCCTGCTTCTTCGCTGCTGCGCATGTCGGGCTCGGTAACGATTTCAATCAGGGGGACACCTGCACGATTCAGGTCGATAAGTGAATCATCGAAATGCTGGTCGTGCATGCTTTTACCGGCATCCTCTTCCATATGGATGTGATGGATAGCGATATCTTTCGCCGTGCCGTCACTCAATCTTACCGGTACAAAACCACCCGTAACTACTGGTTTATGATCCTGGGTTATCTGGTAGCCTTTTGGCAGATCAGCGTAAAAATAATTTTTACGGGCGAATGTATTATTCAGGTTAACTGTGCAATTGCAGGCCAGGCCCATTTTAACTGCATACTCCACCATAGTTTTATTAAGGCGGGGAAGTGTGCCCGGGTGCCCTAATGATACTGGACTGATATGATGATTAGGTTCAGCGCCAAATGCTGCTGAATCTGATGAAAATGCCTTGCTTAAAGTAGATAATTGCGCGTGAACCTCTAACCCTACAACCAACTCATATTTGTCACTAATATCGCCTGTGAGAACTGTCATAAATAATGTATTTCAGCCATAAATCAGCTGATCCAATTTTCAAATATATGGTTATTAGTTATTATGCGCATAATAAAATCTTGCTTATAGCGATTTAAAATGAGGTCTTTTATATTACAAAGCATCATTGCGAGCGGCGAAGCAATGGCGCTTGGAGAAAAGAGTTATTAGCAACTTAATTAATTATCGTCGCTGCTATGGTGATGTTTCTTCTTTTTCTTTTTATGTGTAGTGGTGCTACTATTGTCATCCGATTTTTTCTTCTTCTTTTTGGATGATGAAGTACTACTTTGGTTAGATGTTGAAGACGATTTTTTCTTTTCGGTAGAAGTAGCTTTTGCAGTTGGTGTTGCTGTAGTTTTAGTTGTACTTTTTAAGGTTGAATCTTTACTTACCTGCTGTACGGTAAATTCATTATTCCTCAAACCATATTGCAATAAGCGTTTTGCCCCGGTTGGTTTGGCATTCTTACCATCGCCATCATATATCGGGAACTCACGCATAAACTTGCCTTCCTTGATATAGAAATTATCGTTACCGCGGTAGCCTTTCCTTTGAGAGGATGTTAATTTCGGAAAATCGAGCTTATTGGCTTTGCTGTTATTAAATTCAAAGGCATATATAACGGCATAGTTTGTTGTATCAGTGGCTTTGGCCTGTATCAGTATTTCAGGGTTTCCATCAAGGTCCATGTCAGAGTTATAAACATCTACAATTGAACCATCCAGATCACCTGTGGTAGTATTATATTTCATACCCGATGAATCGGAATGGAGTATCAAGAACGACCCCACGGCTTGCGACCCTCTTCCCCAGCTTAATACATCAAAATCATTGCCGGGTGAAACCTCAATCAGTTTATGAAACCTGAATGGTTGCATTATGGCAGGCTTTTTTACCACTACAGGGGTAGTATCCGTTTTTTTATCGTCATTATTATTACAGCCTGCTATTATGGTACATGCTGCCAGTATCAATAAATAAAACCTGTTATTCATCTTCATAAATCGGCTTAATTATACATTTCATCTGGCGATAATTCGCCTTTTGGTTTACCCGGTATGGTCAAATATACACGAAGCGTGCCTGTTGTGCCAACATTAAAATATTTTAAGGTAAAACGGTGATATCCTTTTTGCAAAGGCACTGATCCGCCTTGTTCAATTGAGGAATGTTTGCCATCGTTTTTAACAACAGGTATATCGTCAATAGATAATTCCGAACCATCATCTGATAGTGTTGAAAATCCATAAACGTTATCACTATCAATACGGATAAAACCGCTATAAATTATACCAAAGGCAGGATTATTTTTCCGGATGATGCTTGTATTAAAGCTTTTTGCTATACCGGTATCAACGGCGGCAGCTGCAGTCAACTCGCTTGTGTTATTAAATGCGCCGGTATATAACAGATATTTTAAGCCGCTTGCAGTGCTCTGGTAGTTGACCGCTGGTAATGGCGACTTGTTATATACAAATGTGCTGGTAACCCTGCTGCGTTTGCCTGATGGTGTTATAACAATGGTTTCCAGCTCACGGTACTGATCTTGAGGTACATTATAAGTCATGGGGATAGTATACGGGATATCAGCTTCGCGTGGCGTGTAGCTA
Protein-coding regions in this window:
- the guaB gene encoding IMP dehydrogenase, with product MQSNPSKFVAEGLTYDDVLLLPAYSEVLPREVDTSSYLTKKIKLNIPLVSAAMDTVTEAALAIAMAQAGGLGMLHKNMSIQRQADEVRKVKRSESGMIQDPVTLHESALLADAFKIMKEYRIGGIPVVNGEGQLKGILTNRDLRFEKDPTRPVSDIMTKENLITAPKGTNLVQAEAILQNHKIEKLPVVDADGKLIGLITFKDIQKFKNFPNACKDEHGRLRVGAAVGVTADTLERVDALYKAGVDVIAIDTAHGHSLGVINKLKEVKAAYPDLQVIAGNVATGEAALALANAGADGVKVGIGPGSICTTRIIAGVGVPQLYAVYECAEALKGTGVPVIADGGIKHTGDIAKAIAAGAGSIMAGSLFAGVEESPGESIIYEGRRFKSYRGMGSIEAMESGSKDRYFQDVEDDIKKLVPEGIVGRVPYKGTLAEVVYQYVGGLRASMGYCGAKNIETLQNAKFVRITASGIRESHPHDITITKEAPNYTR
- a CDS encoding FUSC family protein, with amino-acid sequence MNKSFFELDKSVYLSHILYLIKVILGVIICYILYKSIPEYPFYWSLVSVVIATSLDRSTDQAYDRIKANVLGCIVGASLYPIQLPELLIMCIGVVIIVFLAIGFKITSTLRSALAAFIIICLQIETIKHWYIALERVVCVVAGCVVALLLTLFFNKIWPKAMHMKMTKEV
- a CDS encoding VOC family protein → MKINRLDHLVLTVKDIDATCAFYRDILRMEIETFQQGRKALKFGIQKINLHQYGHEIDPKAINPTPGSGDLCFIADTPIAEVVETLKTKGIAIETGPVERTGATGKIISVYLRDPDQNLVEISNYI
- a CDS encoding sodium:solute symporter, which codes for MSPAILLSFIIGYFLVLLVISYLTSRKSTDNDTFFVANRNSKWYLVAFGMIGTALSGVTFISVPGKVGAPTGDQFEYFQFVLGNAAGFIIVATVLLPLYYRLKLTSIYSYIETALGTWSYKTAAGIFLISRIIGSGFRLYLVVIVLQKFIFDSYHVPFAVTVLICLLLIWSYTFKGGLKTIIITDSLQTLFLVSSVFLSIIFICRSLHLNIFEAFDAVKNSSYSKVFFFNDFLSSKFHFVKAFLGGMFITIAMVGLDQDLMQKNLSLSNIREAKKNMFSFTAVFVVINIFFLSVGALLYIYAAHNGIKVAKTDYLYPTIALQYLGIIPAMVFMLGLTAATFATTDSALTALTTSFCVDFLGFNKREAINSKKNVNTRHFVHIGFSVLMLLTIIAFNAINNDAVVTAIFKVASYTYGPLLGLYSFGLFMKNRQVRDKLVPFICLISPAICYFLSTSSKALLGGYVFDNELIIVNGLITFAGLLITSASKTKTPISA
- a CDS encoding LOG family protein; translation: MTNDDKIRRAFENKNWQEIKVTDSWQIFKIMAEFVDGFDKLAKIGPCVSIFGSARTKNDSKYYQTSEECARLLSERGYGVISGGGPGIMEAANKGAFEAGGKSVGLNIELPFEQFHNKYLDRDKILEFDYFFVRKVMFMKYSQGFIILPGGFGTMDESFEAMTLIQTGKIARFPIVFVGIDYWKGLFDWVEKNMLEHEHNISPEDLNLYRLVDTAEEATEHIFRFYDKYVLKPNF
- a CDS encoding response regulator transcription factor, with protein sequence MSNISKQKILIVDDEPDILELIEYNLKKEGYQVFLAHNGQEAVTEAKRSLPDLIVLDIMMPKMDGIEACRIMRTMPEFKNTFMVFLTARSEEYSEIAGFNVGADDYIAKPIKPRALVSRINAILRRNAPAEDVTDNKLEIGDLVIDREAYLVFQKGAKVVLAKKEFELLYLLASKPGKVYTREVILKNIWEDSVVVTNRTIDVHIRKVREKLGDDIISTVKGVGYKFGA
- a CDS encoding TlpA disulfide reductase family protein — its product is MKNRIILCGIVSISMLIFSCKDNSAFTISGTVQNPASLKTVFLLESDSTTTNVVDSTKLSEDGKFQFKHTAPYANLYKLRVGGSVFDLIAKNGDAIDFSTDLNDNKHSYTISGSDESEKIQEFNKISNVYTDKNTKLADEYQAKSQALGKQSDSLMKIYLPVFQKNIADYSVVTLKFMNDNKNSLAGFYAATSLDPDKYEQQLIAYADQIKDSFKDNPGVQQFIKQMMLIKPVSIGQPAPEFTVIGVDNKPIKLSDYKGKYVMLDFWASWCGPCRQENPNVVAQYAKFKSKGLNILGISLDTDKDKWQQAITADNLTWSHASDLKNFEGPTERLYHIEAIPSNFIIDPQGIIVAKNVRGADLEDFLNKTFNKP
- the gatB gene encoding Asp-tRNA(Asn)/Glu-tRNA(Gln) amidotransferase subunit GatB, which translates into the protein MTVLTGDISDKYELVVGLEVHAQLSTLSKAFSSDSAAFGAEPNHHISPVSLGHPGTLPRLNKTMVEYAVKMGLACNCTVNLNNTFARKNYFYADLPKGYQITQDHKPVVTGGFVPVRLSDGTAKDIAIHHIHMEEDAGKSMHDQHFDDSLIDLNRAGVPLIEIVTEPDMRSSEEAGQFLTETRKLLRYLDICDGNMEEGSMRCDANISVRLKGETAYGNRCEVKNLNSIRNVQRAIEHEFARQVNVIENGGRIDQNTLNFNADTGETSVLRSKEMANDYRYFPEPDLAPLFLDKSYIDKIQQAMPALPNQLYKKYTAELGLSDYDATVITADKELALFFEELIKHTSNYKSAVHLLMGPVKSHLNESGLHIGNIGVKPSNLAGLIKLVDSGQINNTVASHKLFPALLKFPDKTAETLAAELNLLISNDGDDVSQFIQAAIAKFPDKVKEYQKGKKGVLGLFMGEIMKSSKGKIDPQKTNQLLIKELESK